From the Acidobacteriota bacterium genome, one window contains:
- a CDS encoding efflux RND transporter periplasmic adaptor subunit, whose product MNARRILGWVLTVTVLGALALTVACSDGAASEAKYRCPMHPSVVTDGPGDCPVCGMRLVPSGAEGSQTPHAAHPVYICPMHPQVSSDRPGDCPICGMRLVEKKAKAVPPSAPAASMGKTMYRSTMNPSEVSDRPGKDSMGMEMVPFEAEPSSEGSVPGRARVTIQESHQRHMNLATSLVEPRKLAREVRTSARIVAAEPGLYSVTTKVEGWVERLYVNATGQAVRRGQPLLSIYSPELLATQEEYLAALSSFKRLSASSIPGVSLGGSDLLAAARRRLALWDVSEAQIRAIEETGKAQRTVTLYAPATGYVSEKTVLQGQKIMPGQPLLTVSDLTTVWAEAALYESDLGHIRVGMPVTLALPYWPGRSFSGKVSFINPFLDPETRTLQARLEIPNPDLLLKPEMYGDMTLSYDLGEKLAVPVSAVLRTGTRTFVFLRSGEADLVPTEVVLGERSGEYYEVVAGLGSGDRVVTSANFLVDSESSLKSALQAVTVN is encoded by the coding sequence ATGAACGCAAGACGAATTCTCGGTTGGGTTCTTACGGTGACCGTCCTGGGCGCCCTGGCCTTGACGGTCGCTTGTTCGGACGGAGCGGCGTCGGAAGCGAAGTACCGATGCCCCATGCATCCCTCCGTGGTGACGGACGGACCGGGCGACTGCCCCGTTTGCGGGATGCGCCTCGTCCCTTCCGGGGCCGAGGGCAGCCAGACCCCACACGCCGCCCACCCGGTTTACATCTGCCCCATGCACCCGCAAGTCTCCTCGGACAGACCCGGGGACTGCCCCATTTGCGGGATGCGGCTTGTCGAGAAGAAGGCCAAAGCGGTGCCCCCCTCCGCGCCGGCCGCGTCCATGGGAAAGACGATGTACCGGTCCACGATGAACCCTTCGGAAGTGAGCGACCGGCCCGGGAAGGACTCCATGGGGATGGAAATGGTCCCTTTTGAAGCGGAGCCTTCCAGTGAAGGATCGGTGCCGGGACGGGCCCGCGTCACCATACAGGAAAGCCATCAACGGCACATGAACCTGGCGACTTCCCTCGTGGAACCGAGGAAACTGGCTCGGGAGGTGCGGACCTCCGCTCGCATCGTGGCGGCCGAGCCGGGCCTGTACAGCGTCACGACGAAGGTGGAGGGCTGGGTCGAGCGGCTCTACGTGAATGCCACGGGGCAGGCCGTTCGGCGAGGCCAACCCCTCCTTTCCATCTACTCGCCCGAACTTCTCGCGACCCAGGAGGAGTATCTCGCCGCTCTTTCGTCCTTCAAGCGTCTCTCCGCCAGTTCAATCCCCGGCGTTTCCTTGGGAGGGAGCGACTTGCTCGCCGCCGCCCGGCGCCGCCTCGCCCTTTGGGACGTCAGCGAAGCACAGATCCGGGCGATCGAAGAGACGGGCAAGGCACAGCGCACCGTCACGCTGTATGCGCCCGCGACGGGCTACGTCTCCGAAAAGACGGTCCTTCAAGGCCAGAAGATCATGCCCGGTCAGCCCCTCCTGACCGTGAGCGACCTCACGACCGTCTGGGCGGAGGCAGCTCTTTATGAGTCGGACCTGGGCCACATCCGGGTGGGGATGCCGGTAACGCTGGCCCTTCCCTACTGGCCGGGCCGTTCGTTTTCGGGGAAGGTCTCCTTTATCAACCCGTTCCTTGATCCCGAGACCCGCACGCTCCAGGCCCGCCTGGAAATCCCCAACCCCGACCTCCTCCTCAAGCCCGAGATGTACGGCGACATGACCCTTTCCTACGATCTGGGCGAGAAGCTGGCCGTGCCCGTTTCCGCAGTCCTGCGCACCGGGACGCGGACCTTTGTGTTCCTCCGATCAGGAGAGGCGGACCTCGTCCCCACCGAAGTCGTTCTCGGAGAGCGCAGCGGAGAGTACTACGAAGTGGTGGCCGGGCTTGGCTCGGGAGACCGGGTCGTCACCTCCGCCAACTTCCTCGTCGACTCCGAGTCCTCTCTCAAGTCCGCCCTTCAGGCGGTCACGGTGAACTAG